A genomic region of Gallaecimonas xiamenensis 3-C-1 contains the following coding sequences:
- a CDS encoding alpha/beta hydrolase produces the protein MKWPLLLLAVLLSGCASYVTELSTQPERQRPSFGDIPASLLGLQVHNHCPAPCIAFMDGQPWAAMDKSPDSFTLTYSLDIEHRATEIRATQSALSGTVILLPGFSSSYMTMMPWSIYFQSRGFHTLLPDLPAQGYTSIEDFSFGVRDADYLAPWFSKHQMPRPWLVVGHSMGAIAATYLAERIHADALVLMTPSSPFKEASQSASAAFSPLLSKLIPQGSLNAGLDDALTKMQISEHQTDLRPLLASWQDPLLLLAAKHDGVIRDDWAPQLKAPALTRWQGNQESHLSILSPSNDMQQLLDQWLATSLHQPMPVPLSPSNAPSP, from the coding sequence ATGAAATGGCCCCTTCTTCTACTGGCCGTGTTGCTGAGCGGCTGCGCCAGCTATGTGACCGAGCTAAGCACCCAGCCTGAGCGCCAGCGGCCCAGCTTCGGCGACATCCCGGCATCCCTCCTGGGCCTGCAGGTCCACAACCACTGCCCGGCACCCTGCATTGCCTTTATGGACGGCCAGCCTTGGGCGGCCATGGACAAGTCCCCGGACAGTTTCACTTTAACCTATAGCCTCGATATCGAGCACAGGGCCACTGAGATCCGTGCCACCCAAAGTGCGCTGAGTGGCACCGTGATCTTGTTGCCGGGTTTTAGCAGCAGTTACATGACCATGATGCCCTGGAGTATCTATTTTCAGAGCCGCGGCTTTCACACCCTGTTACCGGACCTGCCAGCCCAGGGCTACACCAGCATCGAGGACTTTAGCTTTGGTGTGCGAGACGCCGATTACCTGGCCCCCTGGTTTAGCAAACACCAGATGCCCAGGCCTTGGCTGGTGGTGGGCCACTCCATGGGCGCCATCGCGGCTACCTACCTGGCCGAGCGGATCCATGCCGACGCTCTGGTGTTGATGACCCCCAGCAGCCCTTTTAAAGAGGCCAGCCAGAGTGCTTCGGCGGCCTTTTCTCCCCTGCTGAGCAAACTGATACCGCAAGGCAGCCTCAATGCCGGCTTGGATGACGCCCTGACCAAGATGCAGATCAGCGAACACCAAACCGACCTGCGCCCCCTGTTGGCAAGCTGGCAAGACCCATTGTTGCTGCTGGCCGCCAAACACGATGGCGTTATCCGCGACGACTGGGCGCCACAATTGAAGGCACCGGCCCTGACCCGCTGGCAGGGCAACCAGGAGAGCCATTTGAGCATCCTCTCCCCCAGCAATGACATGCAACAGCTGCTGGACCAGTGGCTGGCAACCAGCCTGCACCAGCCGATGCCGGTACCACTGTCGCCCAGCAACGCTCCAAGCCCATAA
- a CDS encoding carbon starvation protein A has product MSAIVLLVLGLGGMALGYFVYSRFIATHVYRLEEDFKTPAHEMEDGVDFVPTNKFVLWGHHFTSVAGAAPIVGPAIAVIWGWLPAFLWVTLGTIFFAGVHDFGAIWASIRNRAKSVGALTGEVVGKRARSVFMIVIFLVLLMVNAVFGVVIAKLLINNPGAVVPVWGAVAVALVIGQLIYRFKMSLGLVSVVGIVVLYWLIYIGPSVPVTLPDNVMGLSPSASWILLLFAYAAVASLLPVWMLLQPRDYINGLQLFVGLILLYAAVLIANPTVVAPMINMDVPANTPSLIPLLFVTIACGAISGFHGLVASGTTSKQLNKETDARFVGYFGAVGEGALALAAIIAATAGFASLADWQAVYSAFGKGGVLAFVDGGAVILNAGTGIDVAVASTMLTVMAALFAGTTMDTGLRLQRYIFQEWGEIYGIKWMGKAFPATTLAVASCLVLAFGAGGADGSGGLLIWPLFGTTNQLLAGLTLLVITVMLVRRKAPSIYTMAPLIFLLVMTLAALLLQLKGFYDQQKWFLLGLDVVVLVAAILVTLECAAVLIAEKRKAAQAD; this is encoded by the coding sequence CGTCTACCGTCTTGAGGAAGACTTCAAGACCCCTGCCCACGAGATGGAAGACGGGGTGGACTTCGTGCCCACCAACAAATTCGTGTTGTGGGGCCACCACTTCACCTCCGTAGCCGGGGCTGCCCCCATAGTGGGCCCGGCCATCGCCGTGATCTGGGGCTGGCTGCCGGCCTTTCTCTGGGTCACCTTGGGGACCATTTTCTTTGCCGGCGTCCATGACTTCGGGGCCATCTGGGCCAGTATCCGCAACAGGGCCAAGTCCGTCGGTGCCCTGACCGGGGAAGTGGTGGGCAAGCGGGCCCGCTCGGTATTCATGATCGTCATCTTCCTGGTGCTGTTGATGGTCAACGCCGTGTTCGGTGTGGTTATCGCCAAGCTGCTGATCAACAACCCCGGCGCCGTGGTGCCGGTGTGGGGGGCGGTGGCCGTGGCCCTGGTGATAGGCCAGCTGATCTACCGCTTCAAGATGAGCCTTGGGCTGGTGTCGGTGGTGGGCATAGTGGTGTTGTACTGGCTGATCTACATCGGGCCTTCAGTGCCGGTGACCCTGCCTGACAACGTCATGGGCCTGTCTCCTTCCGCGTCCTGGATCCTGCTGCTGTTCGCCTATGCCGCCGTGGCATCCCTGCTGCCGGTATGGATGCTGCTCCAGCCCCGTGACTACATCAACGGCCTGCAACTGTTCGTCGGCCTTATCCTGCTCTACGCCGCCGTGCTGATCGCCAACCCCACAGTGGTGGCACCGATGATCAACATGGATGTGCCGGCCAATACCCCGTCGCTGATCCCGCTGCTGTTCGTGACCATCGCCTGCGGCGCCATCTCCGGCTTCCATGGCCTGGTGGCCTCGGGTACCACCTCCAAGCAGCTCAACAAGGAAACCGACGCCCGCTTCGTAGGCTACTTCGGTGCTGTGGGTGAAGGCGCCCTGGCCCTGGCGGCCATCATTGCCGCCACTGCCGGTTTTGCCTCCCTGGCCGACTGGCAGGCGGTGTACAGCGCCTTCGGTAAGGGCGGCGTGTTGGCCTTTGTGGACGGCGGCGCCGTTATCCTCAATGCCGGTACCGGCATCGATGTGGCTGTGGCTTCCACCATGCTCACCGTTATGGCGGCGCTCTTTGCCGGCACCACCATGGATACCGGCCTGCGCCTGCAGCGCTACATCTTCCAGGAGTGGGGCGAGATCTACGGCATCAAGTGGATGGGCAAGGCCTTCCCCGCCACCACCCTGGCGGTGGCCAGCTGTCTGGTGCTGGCCTTCGGTGCCGGTGGCGCCGACGGTTCCGGCGGCCTGCTGATCTGGCCCTTGTTCGGTACCACCAACCAGTTGCTGGCGGGCCTGACCTTGCTGGTGATCACCGTGATGCTGGTGCGCCGCAAGGCACCGTCCATCTACACCATGGCACCGCTGATCTTTCTGCTGGTGATGACCCTGGCGGCCCTGTTGCTGCAGCTCAAGGGCTTCTACGACCAGCAGAAATGGTTCCTGCTGGGCCTGGATGTGGTGGTGCTGGTTGCCGCCATACTGGTGACTTTGGAATGCGCCGCCGTGCTGATCGCCGAGAAGCGCAAGGCCGCCCAGGCTGACTGA
- a CDS encoding cory-CC-star protein: MKGSLSKLKFWYHKAGELGAQYYNAPYRAAIARAKRDEDDLFMLLVFSEMMGVPNPASWYCLELQPLLMERFHQWHQRMGMERSPLDNFRCC; encoded by the coding sequence ATGAAAGGCAGCCTGTCCAAGCTTAAGTTCTGGTACCACAAAGCCGGTGAACTGGGGGCGCAGTATTACAACGCCCCCTACCGCGCCGCCATCGCCCGGGCCAAGCGTGACGAGGACGACTTGTTCATGCTGCTGGTGTTTTCCGAGATGATGGGGGTGCCCAACCCGGCATCCTGGTACTGCCTGGAGCTCCAACCCCTGCTGATGGAAAGGTTCCACCAGTGGCACCAGCGCATGGGCATGGAGCGTTCACCCCTGGACAACTTCCGGTGTTGCTGA
- a CDS encoding phytase — translation MKALFSLALLAQSALATQFPYQGDTLALSQYGLTLGGQTLAGGTFEPLALSQDGSLLMAVTKADQVLHIWQGQQQVFSAPVKDRVVEAVCSYQSPRDGSLHLFILDDRGSGEEWLVRDGAWRQAPLKLRTLAIPYKSTACATDSGSQSLYIAEDDQAIWRYSAELEAEPKRQLVDVAAPFGPLQGETQALAVRADGLLVRAAETGLDFYPAAASKSPSTGRRQLPLNLGETGTLVLDAKGAHLGGKAITLPAMTVTRPAIEAIAEVKASAQTATADRIGDAMDDPAIWLNRQTPAQSRILGTDKRGALEVYNLAGERLQRLAVGRINNVDVRYGFELGGQTLDIAAASHRDHNSIQLFAIAPESGEVEAIGEIPTPLSEIYGLCMYQPQGQMQVIVNDQSGRVLQYGLKAKGAKVTGELLRDFAVPSQPEGCVADDQRGRLFLGEEDVGIWVFDADPQQAPKGQLIAKVGDKLHADVEGLALWQGKEPLLVASSQGNDSYVLYSALPPYDYQGRFRIGLNGERAIDGASETDGLEVTAQPLPGYPQGLLVVQDGRKQVPQAGQNFKLVSFAEVLALLQQ, via the coding sequence ATGAAAGCCCTTTTTTCCCTGGCCCTGCTGGCCCAAAGCGCCCTGGCCACCCAGTTCCCCTACCAGGGGGACACCCTGGCCCTGAGCCAATACGGCCTGACCCTGGGGGGCCAAACCCTGGCCGGCGGTACCTTCGAGCCCCTGGCCCTGAGCCAGGACGGCAGCCTGTTGATGGCGGTCACCAAAGCCGACCAGGTTTTGCATATCTGGCAAGGGCAGCAACAAGTATTCAGCGCCCCGGTCAAGGACAGGGTGGTAGAAGCGGTCTGTAGCTACCAAAGCCCCAGGGACGGCAGCCTGCATCTGTTTATCCTCGACGACAGAGGCAGCGGCGAAGAATGGCTGGTACGGGACGGCGCCTGGCGCCAAGCGCCCTTAAAGCTGCGCACCTTGGCGATCCCCTATAAGAGCACCGCCTGCGCCACCGACAGCGGCTCACAAAGCCTTTACATAGCCGAAGACGACCAGGCTATCTGGCGCTACAGCGCCGAGCTGGAAGCCGAACCCAAGCGCCAGCTGGTGGACGTGGCCGCCCCCTTCGGCCCCTTGCAGGGTGAAACCCAGGCCCTGGCGGTAAGAGCCGATGGCCTGCTGGTCAGGGCCGCCGAAACCGGCTTGGACTTTTATCCGGCGGCGGCCAGCAAGAGCCCATCGACCGGGCGCCGCCAACTGCCCCTTAACTTGGGGGAGACCGGCACCCTGGTGCTGGACGCCAAAGGGGCCCACCTGGGAGGCAAGGCCATAACCCTGCCGGCCATGACGGTAACCCGGCCCGCAATCGAGGCCATTGCCGAGGTCAAAGCCAGCGCCCAGACCGCCACCGCCGATCGCATCGGTGACGCCATGGACGACCCGGCCATCTGGCTTAACCGCCAGACCCCGGCCCAAAGCCGCATCCTGGGTACCGACAAACGGGGCGCACTGGAGGTCTACAACCTGGCCGGTGAACGCCTGCAACGCCTGGCGGTGGGCCGCATCAACAACGTCGATGTCCGTTATGGCTTTGAACTCGGCGGCCAGACCCTGGATATCGCCGCCGCCAGCCACCGCGACCACAACAGCATCCAACTGTTCGCCATAGCCCCTGAGTCGGGGGAAGTAGAGGCCATAGGGGAGATCCCCACCCCCCTTTCCGAGATCTACGGCCTGTGCATGTACCAGCCCCAGGGACAGATGCAGGTCATCGTCAACGACCAGTCCGGCCGGGTGCTGCAGTACGGCCTCAAGGCCAAGGGAGCTAAGGTCACCGGTGAGCTGTTGCGGGACTTTGCCGTGCCCAGCCAACCCGAGGGCTGCGTGGCGGACGACCAGCGTGGTCGCTTGTTCCTGGGGGAAGAAGACGTGGGGATCTGGGTCTTTGATGCCGACCCGCAGCAAGCCCCCAAGGGCCAGCTGATCGCCAAGGTGGGCGACAAACTCCATGCCGATGTGGAAGGCCTGGCCCTTTGGCAGGGTAAAGAGCCGCTGCTGGTGGCCTCCAGCCAGGGCAACGACAGCTACGTGCTGTACAGCGCCCTGCCCCCCTATGACTACCAGGGGCGCTTTCGCATCGGCCTCAACGGCGAGCGGGCCATAGACGGGGCCAGCGAAACCGACGGCCTAGAAGTAACGGCCCAACCCCTGCCGGGCTACCCCCAGGGGCTGCTGGTAGTGCAGGACGGGCGCAAGCAAGTGCCGCAAGCCGGCCAGAACTTCAAGTTGGTGTCCTTCGCCGAGGTACTGGCATTACTACAACAATAA
- a CDS encoding LysR family transcriptional regulator translates to MSQDLDLNALPLFVATVEAGSFTAAADRLGCTKTKVSLNIRALEQHLGVALFNRTTRQVSLTDAGQQLYLQCQPLLRRLGEAVSEVGSSARELSGTLRITAPVDHMAQSLAPAAAAFAKLHPGLNIELRSGDKVADMVRDGIDVAIRMGWLKDSSLRAQKLGEFEQVLLASKEYLAQMGVPEHPGELNRHRWLDFTPLPSSLTWTFERPGEQVQVQMHGAFKVDSTAALRSLLLAGAGLSVMARFGAVGEADLVQLLPQWQLPRGGVYAVFPPGAFIPARVRAFVDFYRDWLAGSVPKA, encoded by the coding sequence ATGAGCCAGGACCTGGATCTCAACGCCTTGCCCCTCTTTGTCGCCACAGTGGAAGCCGGTTCCTTTACCGCAGCGGCAGACCGCCTGGGCTGCACCAAGACCAAGGTGAGCCTTAATATCCGTGCATTGGAACAGCACCTGGGGGTGGCGCTGTTTAACCGCACCACCCGCCAGGTCAGCCTCACCGACGCCGGCCAGCAGCTCTACCTGCAATGCCAGCCGCTGCTGCGGCGGCTGGGGGAAGCGGTGTCGGAGGTGGGCAGCAGCGCCCGCGAGTTGAGCGGCACCTTGCGGATAACGGCGCCGGTGGACCACATGGCCCAGAGCCTGGCCCCGGCGGCGGCCGCCTTTGCCAAGCTTCATCCCGGCCTCAATATCGAGCTGCGCAGCGGCGACAAGGTAGCCGACATGGTGCGCGACGGCATAGATGTGGCCATCCGCATGGGCTGGCTGAAGGACTCGAGCCTGCGCGCCCAGAAGCTGGGGGAGTTTGAACAGGTCTTGCTGGCATCCAAGGAGTACCTGGCCCAGATGGGTGTGCCTGAGCATCCTGGCGAACTGAACCGCCACCGCTGGCTGGACTTCACGCCCCTGCCCAGCTCCCTTACCTGGACCTTCGAGCGCCCAGGGGAACAGGTGCAAGTGCAGATGCACGGCGCCTTCAAGGTGGACAGCACGGCGGCCCTGCGCAGCCTGTTGCTGGCCGGAGCCGGGTTGTCGGTAATGGCCCGCTTCGGGGCTGTCGGGGAGGCCGATCTGGTGCAGTTATTGCCCCAATGGCAGCTGCCAAGGGGCGGCGTCTATGCGGTGTTCCCGCCCGGCGCCTTTATCCCGGCCCGGGTCCGGGCCTTTGTGGACTTCTATCGGGACTGGCTGGCCGGCTCTGTGCCCAAGGCATAA
- a CDS encoding NAD(P)-dependent oxidoreductase, which translates to MKIALIGASGFIGSALREEALSRGHSVTALVSRPERLTAQPGLTIAKTDVQDTQHLGEQLKGFDAVLSAFSGHAQQDIEGYYAKGLDSILAAAKAAGAKRLLVVGGAGSLEVAPGVLLIDTPSFPAEYKASAEGARYALNKLRGQSDLPWTMLSPAAIIAPGERTGQYRLGTDQLLTDQDGNSQISVEDYAKAMIDELESPAHVNGRFTLAY; encoded by the coding sequence ATGAAAATCGCCCTTATCGGTGCCAGCGGCTTTATCGGTTCTGCCCTGCGTGAAGAGGCTCTGAGCCGTGGCCACAGCGTTACCGCCCTGGTCAGCCGCCCCGAGCGCCTGACCGCCCAGCCGGGCCTGACCATTGCCAAAACCGACGTGCAGGACACCCAGCACCTTGGGGAGCAGCTCAAGGGCTTTGATGCCGTACTGAGCGCCTTCTCCGGCCATGCCCAGCAGGACATCGAAGGCTACTACGCCAAAGGTTTGGACAGCATACTGGCCGCTGCCAAGGCCGCCGGCGCCAAGCGGCTGCTGGTGGTGGGCGGCGCCGGCTCCCTGGAAGTCGCCCCAGGGGTGCTGCTGATCGACACCCCCAGCTTCCCGGCCGAGTACAAGGCGTCCGCCGAGGGTGCCCGCTATGCCCTGAACAAGCTGCGCGGCCAATCTGACCTGCCCTGGACCATGCTGTCACCGGCCGCCATCATCGCTCCCGGTGAACGTACCGGCCAATACCGCCTGGGCACCGACCAGCTGCTGACCGACCAGGACGGCAACAGCCAGATCTCGGTAGAGGACTACGCCAAGGCCATGATCGACGAGCTGGAAAGCCCGGCCCACGTCAACGGCCGCTTTACCCTGGCCTACTAA
- the katG gene encoding catalase/peroxidase HPI, which yields MSQSNGGKCPVMHGANTTMGSGVMDWWPKALELDILHQHDTKTNPLGSDFNYREELKKLDVAALKADLHALMTDSQAWWPADWGTYIGMMARVTWHAAGSYRNTDGRGGNNTGNQRFAPLNSWPDNVNTDKGRRLLWPIKKKYGNKISWADLIALAGTIAYDQAGLKTYGFAFGREDIWHPEKDTFWGNEKQWLAPSDGRYGDVSKPDTLENPLAAVQMGLIYVNPEGVNGKPDPAATAGQVRETFARMGMDDEETAALTAGGHTIGKAHGNGSAADLSPEPEAADPEYQGLGWFKTKGRGIGRDTMVSGIEGAWTATPTQWDMSYFELLFGYEWELHKSPAGAWQWQPVNIDPEHMPVDVEDPSIKCMPIMTDADMAMKVDPVYNAICQKFIADPDYFADTFARAWFKLTHRDMGPKSRWFGPDVPKEDLLWQDPVPAGNSNYDVAAVKAKIAASGLSIAELVSTAWDSARTFRQSDMRGGANGARIRLAPQKDWPGNEPQRLQKVLAVLEPIAQQSGASLADVIVLGGNYGVEQAAKAAGVAVTVPFSPGRGDASLEQTDVDSFGVLEPLHDAYRNWLKKDYVVSPEELMLDRTQLMGLTAPQMTVLVGGMRVLGTNHGGSKHGVFTDREGVLSNDFFVTLTDMNYQWVPKGDGLYDIVDRQSGQTRYTATRVDLVFGSNAILRAYAEVYAQDDSKEKLVKDFVAAWTQVMNADRFDLR from the coding sequence ATGAGTCAGAGCAATGGGGGCAAATGTCCGGTGATGCACGGCGCCAATACCACCATGGGTAGTGGGGTCATGGATTGGTGGCCCAAGGCGCTGGAACTGGACATACTGCATCAGCACGACACCAAGACCAATCCGCTGGGCAGCGATTTTAATTACCGCGAAGAACTGAAAAAGCTGGACGTGGCGGCCCTCAAGGCCGACCTGCACGCCTTGATGACCGACAGCCAGGCCTGGTGGCCCGCCGACTGGGGTACCTACATCGGCATGATGGCCAGGGTTACTTGGCATGCCGCCGGCTCCTACCGCAACACCGACGGCCGGGGCGGCAACAACACCGGCAACCAGCGTTTTGCGCCCCTCAACAGTTGGCCGGACAACGTCAACACCGACAAGGGCCGTCGCCTGCTTTGGCCCATCAAGAAGAAATACGGCAACAAGATCTCCTGGGCCGACCTTATCGCCCTGGCCGGCACCATCGCCTACGATCAGGCCGGGCTGAAAACCTACGGTTTTGCCTTTGGCCGCGAAGATATCTGGCACCCGGAAAAAGACACCTTTTGGGGTAATGAAAAGCAATGGCTGGCGCCCTCTGACGGCCGCTACGGCGATGTCAGCAAGCCGGACACCCTGGAAAATCCCCTGGCGGCGGTGCAGATGGGCCTGATCTACGTTAACCCCGAAGGGGTCAACGGCAAGCCAGACCCGGCCGCCACCGCTGGCCAGGTCCGTGAGACCTTCGCCCGAATGGGCATGGACGACGAAGAAACCGCCGCCCTGACCGCCGGCGGCCACACCATAGGTAAGGCCCACGGCAACGGCAGCGCCGCCGATCTCAGCCCGGAGCCGGAAGCCGCCGACCCCGAATACCAGGGCCTGGGGTGGTTCAAGACCAAGGGCCGTGGCATAGGCCGCGACACCATGGTGTCTGGCATCGAAGGGGCCTGGACTGCCACCCCCACCCAATGGGACATGAGCTACTTTGAGCTGTTGTTCGGTTACGAATGGGAACTGCACAAGTCCCCGGCCGGCGCCTGGCAATGGCAGCCGGTGAATATCGATCCCGAGCACATGCCCGTGGACGTGGAAGACCCGTCCATCAAGTGCATGCCGATCATGACCGACGCCGACATGGCCATGAAGGTGGACCCGGTCTACAACGCCATCTGCCAAAAATTCATCGCCGACCCGGACTACTTTGCCGACACCTTTGCCCGTGCCTGGTTCAAGCTGACCCACCGGGACATGGGGCCCAAGTCCCGCTGGTTCGGCCCTGATGTGCCCAAAGAAGATCTGCTCTGGCAAGATCCGGTGCCGGCCGGCAACAGCAATTACGATGTGGCGGCGGTCAAAGCCAAGATCGCTGCCAGCGGCCTGAGCATCGCCGAGCTGGTGAGCACCGCCTGGGACAGCGCCCGTACCTTCCGCCAGTCCGACATGCGCGGCGGTGCCAACGGCGCCCGCATTCGCCTGGCCCCGCAAAAGGATTGGCCCGGCAACGAACCCCAGCGCCTGCAAAAGGTACTGGCGGTGCTGGAGCCCATAGCCCAGCAAAGTGGCGCCAGCCTGGCCGACGTCATAGTGCTGGGGGGTAACTACGGGGTAGAGCAGGCCGCCAAGGCCGCAGGTGTCGCGGTGACAGTACCCTTCTCCCCCGGCCGTGGCGATGCCAGCCTGGAGCAGACCGACGTGGACAGCTTCGGCGTCCTCGAACCCCTGCACGACGCCTACCGTAACTGGCTGAAAAAGGACTATGTGGTCAGCCCCGAAGAGCTGATGCTGGACCGCACCCAGCTGATGGGCCTGACCGCCCCGCAGATGACGGTGCTGGTCGGCGGCATGCGGGTGCTGGGCACCAACCATGGCGGCAGCAAACACGGGGTCTTTACCGACCGTGAAGGGGTGCTGAGCAACGACTTCTTCGTCACCCTCACCGATATGAACTACCAATGGGTGCCCAAGGGCGACGGCCTCTACGACATCGTTGACCGGCAAAGCGGCCAGACCCGCTACACCGCCACCCGGGTCGACCTGGTGTTTGGCTCCAACGCCATACTGCGGGCCTACGCCGAGGTCTATGCCCAGGACGACAGCAAAGAGAAGTTGGTCAAGGACTTCGTAGCGGCCTGGACCCAGGTGATGAACGCCGACCGCTTCGACCTGCGCTAA
- a CDS encoding ArsA family ATPase — MSLDLNKLIAEKRLLLVGGKGGVGKTTVSASLAVAAAEAGRRVLLVSTDPAHSLSDAFDKPIGGVETMLAPNLTVLELDPDAEVDAYLDRVLGQMRRYVGPDQVAELSRQLRLTRQSPGAQEAALLERMAKLMEEGLEQYDLLVFDTAPTGHTLRLLSLPEVMAAWTDGLLKHNKRSEKLGEVLAHLTPGRSINNPMGDPKDNALEGLDDKGKELAETLLRRQRLFHRTRHLLADAVKTAFLFVLTPEKLPILETQRAVQALQESKIPVVGAVVNRVLPDVADSPFWAARFERQQRHLDDIKERLKALPRVEVPLWEDDIQGLDNLGAFAKVLTAAR, encoded by the coding sequence ATGTCGCTGGATCTGAACAAACTCATCGCCGAAAAACGGCTGCTGCTGGTAGGGGGCAAGGGCGGCGTGGGTAAAACCACGGTGTCCGCTTCCCTGGCGGTGGCGGCGGCCGAAGCCGGCCGCAGGGTGCTGCTGGTGTCCACGGATCCGGCCCACAGCCTGTCCGACGCCTTCGACAAGCCTATTGGCGGTGTCGAGACCATGCTGGCCCCCAACCTGACGGTGCTGGAACTGGACCCGGACGCCGAGGTAGATGCCTACCTCGACCGGGTGCTGGGCCAGATGCGCCGTTATGTGGGCCCGGATCAGGTAGCCGAGCTCAGCAGGCAACTGCGCCTGACCCGCCAGTCTCCCGGCGCCCAGGAAGCGGCGCTGCTCGAACGCATGGCCAAGCTGATGGAAGAGGGCCTGGAGCAGTATGACCTGTTGGTGTTCGATACAGCCCCTACCGGCCATACCCTGCGGCTGCTTTCCCTGCCGGAGGTGATGGCGGCCTGGACAGACGGCCTGTTGAAGCACAACAAGCGCTCGGAAAAACTGGGTGAAGTGCTGGCGCACCTGACCCCGGGGCGTAGCATCAACAACCCCATGGGGGACCCCAAGGACAACGCCCTTGAGGGGTTGGACGACAAAGGCAAAGAACTGGCCGAAACCCTGCTCAGGCGGCAACGGCTATTTCACCGCACCCGTCACCTGCTGGCGGATGCGGTCAAAACCGCCTTCCTGTTTGTGCTGACTCCGGAAAAGCTGCCGATCTTGGAAACCCAAAGGGCGGTGCAGGCCTTGCAGGAGTCCAAGATCCCGGTGGTCGGCGCCGTGGTGAACCGGGTGCTGCCCGACGTAGCTGACAGCCCTTTCTGGGCCGCCCGCTTCGAACGCCAGCAGCGCCACCTGGACGACATCAAGGAACGGCTAAAGGCCCTGCCCAGGGTTGAGGTACCGCTCTGGGAAGATGATATCCAGGGCCTGGACAACCTGGGCGCCTTTGCCAAGGTGCTGACCGCCGCCCGATAA